ACACTCGTTGATCTTCGTTCCGCCGAAACGGATCCCGGCTCGCTGTTGGTTTTTGCCACCGTCGCCGAGGACGAGTCCCCGGCGGCCTCGGCCGCGAAGGCCCTGGCCGGCGTCGCCGTGCTGATCCGCGGACGGGACGGAGAACCCGGCGTCCTGGAGCTGGTGGTTCATCCCGCATACCGGAGCAAGGGAGTGGGCGCCGCCCTGGCAGCCGCGGTGCAGGAACAGGTGGGCGAAGGCTCGTTCCCCGCGCCCCAGGCGTGGTCGCACGGCAACCATGAAGCCGCCGTCGAACTCGCGCAGCGCTTCGGCTACCGCCCCGTGCGCGAGCTCCTGCGCCTGCGCCTGACCCACGGCGGCGAGGCTGCCGCCCTGCCCCCGGCCGACCTGCCAGACGGCGTGTCGCTGCGGTCCTTCCGGCCGGGCACCGACGAAGACGCCTGGCTCGCCGCCAACGCTGCGGCATTTGCGCACCACCCCGAGCAGGGCGGCATGACGCGCGCCGACCTGCAGGCGCGGATGGCGGAAGACTGGTTCGATCCGGAAGGCTTCCTCCTGGCGGTCCGCGATGACGACGGCGCGATCCTCGGCTTCCACTGGACCAAGGTCCATCCCGGCGCGGGCGGCCATCCGCCGATCGGCGAGGTGTACGTGGTCGGCGTCGTTCCCGCCGCCCAGGGCATGGGACTGGGCAAGACCCTGACCGTCGCGGGCATCCGGCATCTTCAGGACGCCGGGCTGCAGGCAATCATGCTCTACGTGGATGCCGACAACGAAGCCGCCATGGCGCTCTACAAGAGGCTGGGGTTCGTCCGCTGGGACACCGACGTGATGTACGCGGCCGGATGAGCCGGAACAGCTTGTAATGTTGATTCGACGGCTGTGTCCGCCGGGGAACCCCGGGAGCACGGTCCGAACCGCCGCCAGTACTGCAGGGAGAGACCATGGGATCCGATACCGCCGCCGAACCGCATTACACTTTCGGGTCGGCTGAGTCCATGTCTGCGCCCCGGGCCACCGAGGACCGGATAGACATTCCCGACTTCGGCCCGGCGCTGGTGCCCGAGGGGGACATCAGTCCGGAACGCTTCCTGGACCGCGAGATCAGCTGGCTGCACTTCAACGCCCGGGTCCTGGAGCTGGCCGAGGATCCGGACCTGTACCTGCTGGAACGGGTCAGCTTCCTGTCCATCTTCGCGTCCAACCTCGACGAGTTCTTCATGGTCCGCGTTGCCGGCCTGAAGCGCCGGATTGCCACCGGCCTGGCCGTCCCCTCGGCGGCCGGGCTGAGTCCCATTGAACAGCTGGAACACATTGTCGAAGCCGGCTACCGGCTGCAGCAGCGCCACGCCGAGGTCTTTTCGCGGCAGATCCGGCCCGCCCTGGCCGAGGAACAGATCTTCCTGGTGGGCTGGGACGAGCTCGACGACACGTCCAAGGCGTACCTGCACCGCCAGTTCGCCTCCAAGGTCTTTCCGATCCTCACGCCGCTGGCCGTGGATCCGGCGCATCCCTTCCCCTACATTTCCGGGCTGTCGCTGAACCTGGCCGTCGTCGTCCGCAATCCCGTCAGCGGCAAGGAATTCTTCGCCCGCGTGAAGGTGCCGGACCAGCTGCCGCGCCTGATCTCCGTGGACGGCCCCCGGGCCGGCAACGTGGCGGGCCGGGTGGCCCGCTTCATTCCGCTCGAAGACGTGATCGCCGAGCATCTGGACCAGCTCTTCCCCGGCATGGACGTCATGGAACACCACGCCTTCCGGGTGACCCGCAACGAGGACCTGGAGGTGGAAGAGGACGACGCCGAGAACCTCCTGCAGGCGCTCGAAAAGGAACTGCTGCGCCGCCGGTTCGGCCCGCCCGTCCGGCTTGAGGTCACCACCGACATCAATCCCAGCATCCGTGAACTGCTGGTGCGCGAACTCGGCGTCGAAGAGGACGAAGTTTATGCCCTGCCGGCTCCGCTGGATCTGCGCGGCCTGGCCGGCATCAGCCGGATTGACCGCGCCGACCTGCACTATCCCAAGCAGGTCCCGCACACCAGCCTGCACCTGAAGGAATCCGAAACCTCCAAGCCGGCCGATGTGTTCGCCGCCATGCGCCGCCGCGACATCCTGCTGCACCACCCGTACGATTCCTTCTCCACCTCGGTTCAGGCCTTCCTGGAGCAGGCCGCCGCGGATCCGCGCGTCCAGGCCATCAAGCAGACCCTGTACCGCACGTCCGGGGACTCCCCCATCGTTGACGCGCTGATTGACGCCGCCGAATCAGGCAAGCAGGTCCTGGCCCTGGTGGAGATCAAGGCGCGCTTCGACGAGCAGGCGAACATTTCCTGGGCCCGCAAGCTGGAGCAGGCCGGCGTCCATGTGGTGTACGGAATCGTGGGCCTGAAAACCCACTGCAAGCTCTCCCTGGTGGTCCGCCAGGAAGTGGACGGGCTGCGGCGCTACTGCCACATCGGCACCGGCAACTACCATCCGCGCACCGCCCGGTACTACGAGGACCTCGGGCTGCTGACGTCCAACGAACAGGTGGGCGAGGACCTGACAAAACTCTTCAACCAGCTCTCCGGCTACGCCCCGAAGTCAACGTTCAAGCGCCTGCTGGTGGCTCCCCGGTCGGTCCGGTCAGGCCTGATCGACCGCATTGAGCGGGAAATTGCCAACAAAAAAGCCGGGCTGGCCGCACGCGTGATCATCAAGGTCAATTCGATGGTGGATGAGGCGATCATCGACTCCCTGTACCGGGCCTCGCAGGCCGGCGTCCGGGTGGACGTGATCGTGCGCGGCATCTGCTCGGTGCGGCCGGGTGTTCCGGGACTGAGCGAGAACATCACCGTCCGTTCCGTGCTGGGCCGCTTCCTCGAGCACTCCCGGGTCTTCGCGTTCGCCAATGCCGGGGATCCGGTGGTGTTCATCGGTTCGGCCGACATGATGCACCGCAACCTGGACCGCCGGGTGGAAGCCCTGGTGCAGCTGGCCTCACGGGAGGACGTCGCTGACCTCATCTCCCTCATGGACCGCTACATGGACCCCGGGACGGCGAGCTGGCACCTCGAGAAGGACGGCATCTGGACCCGGCACCATAAGAACGAGGAGGGGGAACCGCTCCAGGACGTGCAGTCCTGGCTGCTGGCTTCCCGGTCCCGCCAGCGCGCCGCCGCCCGCCGTTGATGGTCATGTCCACTGAACCCGGAACCTCGGCGGACGAGCTGATTCAGCCCCAGGGCGAACGGACCCGGCCTTCGGGTGCCGGCGGCTGGCCCGACGGCGAGAAAACGCCGGGCGAGGGCGGCACCGCGGCGGAGGCCATTCGAGTGGTGGCCGCCGGCGCCCTGTGTTGGCGCACCCGGGACGGCCGGCTCGAGGTCCTCATGATTCACCGCCCCCGGTACAAGGACTGGTCCTGGCCCAAAGGAAAGCTGGACGACGGGGAAACCACTCCCGAATGTGCGGTGCGGGAGGTCCGGGAGGAAGCCGGGATCCGGATCCGGCTGGGCATTCCCCTGCCGGCCCCTGTGTATCCGGTGGCGTCGGGCATGAAGATTGTCCATTACTGGGCCGCTCGGATCCAGGACGGCAAACCGGTTCCGGACGGCAAGGAAGTGGACGGCGTCCGCTGGTGCAGTCCGGAGGAAGCGCACGCCGAGCTGACCAATCCCTCCGACAGGCTGCCGCTGCATGCCCTGGAAGAGGCCCATGCCGAGGGCAGGCTCCGGACCTGGCCGCTGATTGTTGTCCGGCATGCCAAGGCGAAGCCGCGCTCCTCCTGGACCCGGGCCGAAGGCGACCGGCCGCTGGCGGCAACCGGGCTGCGCCAGGCACAGGCCGTGTCGCGGCTGCTGGCCGCGTGGCTCCCGGACCGCGTGGTGTCCAGTCCCTGGGTCCGCTGCGTGCAGACGGTGCGTCCGTATGTGAAGGCAAGGTCAGTGAAGTTCAAGACCGTGGATGCCATCACCGAGCGCAGCGCCAAGCGCAAGCCGGGGAAGGCACGGAACGCGGTGGAGGCGCTGTTCGACAAGGGCAAGCCGGTGGTGCTGTGCACCCACCGGCCGGTGCTTCCCCTGACCTTCGAGGTCCTGTCCCGGCACATGCCCACCGGCCTGTCCATTGGGCTGCCGTCCAAGGACCCGTTCCTGGCGCCGGGTGAAGCCGTGATCTGCCAGGTCAGCGCAACCGACGAGGGAAGAATCGTCTCGCTGGAACGCTTCCGGGCCTTCGACGACTAGCTGGGGCCCGATCCGGATAGGCTTGGCCCGCCCCAGGCGAGCCAAGCCTATCCGTGCTTTTTTCGGTGCACCCGGCGGCCTAGGGTGGGGCCATGAGCACATTCACGGAACTCCTCGAAGCCCAGATCGGCCACGAATTCAACGCCTCCCAGCAGTACGTTGCGATGGCAGTGTTCTTTGACGGTGAAGACCTCCCGCAGCTGGCCCGGCACTTCTACGCCCAGTCGGTGGAGGAACGCAACCACGCCATGATGCTGGTGCAGTACATGGTGGACCGGGACCTTCCCGTTCGCATTCCCGGCATCGCAGCGGTGCGCAACGACTTTTCCACCGTGGTGGAACCCATAAGCCTGGCCCTGGAACAGGAAAAGCAGGTGACCCGGCAGATCGAGGCGCTCTTTGCCGCGGCGCGCGCCGAAGGTGATGCCCTCGGCGAGCAGTTCATGCTGTGGTTCCTCAAGGAACAGGTGGAGGAAGTTGCCTCCATGTCGACGCTGCTGACGGTTGCCAAGCGGGCCGAGAACCTCTTCGACTTGGAGAACTTCATGGCCCGCGAGCAGATCGGCGACAGCGGCCGGCACGACGCCGCGGCACCCGCAGCCGCCGGCGGCGCGCTCTAACCCTCAGAAGCCAGCGAGGACGGGCGGCAAACAGCCAAGTGCACAGACGAACTAGACTGATGCAGTGACTATTCCTACCCCGTATGAAGACCTGCTCCGCGACGTCATGGACCACGGGACGCAGAAATCCGACCGCACCGGCACCGGCACCCGCAGCGTTTTCGGCCGCCAGATGCGCTTTGACCTGCAGGATTCCTTTCCGCTGATCACCACCAAGCGGGTGCACTTCAAGTCGGTGGCCCTTGAGCTGCTGTGGTTCCTGCGCGGGGACTCCAATGTCCGCTGGCTGCAGGAGCGCGGCGTGAAGATCTGGAACGAATGGGCGGACGACGACGGCGAGCTGGGCCCGGTCTACGGCGTCCAGTGGCGCTCGTGGCCGACGCCGGACGGGGGCTCCATCGACCAGATCGCCAAGGTGGTCGAGAGCATCCGGACCAATCCCGATTCCCGCCGCCACATCGTCACCGCCTGGAACCCGGCCGAGGTGGACAACATGGCCCTGCCGCCGTGCCACGCCCTGTTCCAGTTCTACGTGGCCGACGGGAAGCTCTCCTGCCAGCTGTACCAGCGCTCCGCCGACCTGTTCCTCGGGGTGCCGTTCAACATTGCCTCTTACGCGCTGCTGACCCTCATGGTCGCGCAGCAGACCGGCCTGGAGCCGGGAGAGTTCGTCTGGACCGGCGGGGATGTCCACATCTATGACAATCACGTGGACCAGGTCCGGGAACAGCTCAGCCGCGAGCCCTTCCCCTATCCGCAGCTGCGCCTGGCGCGGAAGCCGGACTCGATTTTCGGCTACGCCCTGGAGGACTTCGAGGTCCTGGACTACCGGCACCATCCCGGCATCAAAGCTCCGATTGCAGTCTGAGAGGCGCGCTCCCTTGAGTAACTTGAGCAGCTTGAGTAATTCCACCGGCGGCATCCGCTACTTTCCCGCCGGCGGCGCAGAGGCTTCCCCCGAGGGGCAGGACCTGAGTTCGGCGCTGGCGGAGCATGTGCCCGCGGATACCCGGGATCCGCTGATCGGCCTGATCTGGGCCCAGACGATCGACGGGGTGATTGGCCGCGACGGCGGCATGCCGTGGCACCTTCCCGAAGACCTGGCGCACTTCAAGGCCACCACTGCGGGACATCCGGTCATCATGGGGCGGCGGACCTGGGAATCCTTCCCGCCCGCCTTCCGCCCGCTGCCCGGCCGCACCAATATCGTGGTCAGCTCCAGCGACACGCTGGCTGCGGAGATCGCGCCGTCCGGCGCCGTCGTCGTTCCCTCGCTGGAGCAGGCGCTGGACACCGCTCGCCGCAGTCCGGGCAGCGGGGAAATCTGGATCATCGGCGGCGCCCGGCTCTGGGAATCGGCTGTGCCGCTCGCCGACGCCGCGGTGGTAACGGTCATCGATGCCAGCATCGAGGGCGACACTTATGCGCCGGGGCTGGGACCGGACTGGACGTTCACCGCCGTGAGCCCGGCCCGGGGATGGTTTGCCGCCGCCAACGGCACCGCGTACCGGATTGCCTTGTGGGTCCGCGCCCGGACGTCCGACACCGTCACCGATCAGGACGGGCAAGCCGAACTGCCCTAAACTGGGAAGCATGACTTTCGCAGCTACCTCAGTTCCCACCGCGGGCTTCATCGGCTGGCGGGGCATGGTCGGTTCCGTCCTCATGCAGCGCATGCAGGACGAGGGCGACTTTGACCTGATCAACCCCGTGTTCTTCTCCACCTCCAACGCGGGAGGCGCCGCGCCGGCCTTCGCCGACGGTGCGGGAAAGCTTCAGGACGCGTACGACGTCGAGACGCTGGCCAAGCTGCCGATTATCGTCACCGCCCAGGGCGGGGGCTACACCTCCGAGGTCTACCCCAAACTGCGCGACGCCGGCTGGGACGGGCTCTGGATTGACGCTGCGTCCACGCTGCGGATGGAGCAGGATTCGATCATCGTCCTGGACCCGGTGAACCGGAACGTCATCGACGCCGGCCTGGCGCGCGGCGTGAAGAACTTCGTGGGCGGCAACTGCACTGTCTCCTGCATGCTGATGGGACTGGGCGGACTGTTCCGCAACGGCCTGGTGGAGTGGGGCACCTCCATGACCTACCAGGCGGCTTCGGGCGGAGGCGCCCGGCACATGCGCGAACTGCTCAACCAGTTCGGATCGCTGAACTCCGTCGTGGCGGACAATCTGGCCGATCCCGGCTCCGCCATCCTGGACATCGACCGGGCCGTCCTGGCCCAGCAGCGGAACCCGGACCTGGACGCCTCGCAGTTCGGCGTGCCGCTGGCGGGTTCGGTGATCCCTTGGATCGATGCTGACCTGGGCAACGGGCAGTCCAAGGAAGAATGGAAGGCCGGCGCGGAGACCAACAAGATCCTGGGCCGGGAAACCGACGGGCGGATTCCGTTCGACGGTCTGTGCGTCCGGATCGGCGCGATGCGCTCGCACTCCCAGGCGCTGACGCTCAAGCTCACCGAGGACCTGTCCGTCGCCGAGATTGAACGCATCATCGACGCCGACAACGAATGGGCCAAGGTGGTGCCCAACACCAAGGAAGCGTCCATGGCGGAGCTGACACCGGTGGCGGTCAGCGGAACCCTGGACATTCCGGTGGGCCGGATCCGCAAGCTGGAAATGGGCCCGGAGTACATCAGCGCCTTCACCATCGGTGACCAGCTGCTCTGGGGCGCTGCCGAGCCGCTGCGGCGCATGCTCAAGATCGCCACCGGCAACCTCTAAAACACCGGGTTTTTCGGTTAGGGCTCAGGGTTCCGCCGGCCCGCGAAGCGGACCAGCAGGAGAACCAGGGCCACGCCCGCAGCCACTACCAGGGCGGCGAGTGGCCAGGGGGCTCCGCCGTCCAGCATCCGGAAAGCCGTCCGCAGGGCGACCAGGGCCACCAGGAAACCCGCCGGATAGACGGCCAGCGGCCATCTCCCTCGCGCCATCTGCTGTCCTTCCTGCCGGTGCCGGGGCGGCGGACTGCGCCGGCGGTTGAGCTTGAGGCTACCCCTTCCGCCCAGTGTCAGTGGCAGGTGGGACGGTGTTCCCATGGAGCAGAAACCGGCAGGCCAGCAACCCCTGGAATCCATTGATTCCATCCTCGACAGTTTTTTCGCGTCCAGCTGCATCGGCAAACAGATACCCACGGGCGTGCGGTATCTGCGGGTGGGGGCGCATCTGCGGGATTACCTCGAAATGGAAGGCGAGCGGATTCTCTGCGCCGAAGACGCCGAGCTGCTGGACCTTGAGCGGTCCCTGGATCCGGACTCGGCCTTTGCCCGGCTGTTCGGAGCGGAAGTGCTCGCCTACCTGCTCAGCGGCTTCCTGGAACCGGAGTGGCTGCTGCCGGATCTCCAGGACCGCCGGACCCAGATAAGCCTGACGCCGCGGCTGATCCAGTGGCTGTGCAACTGCCGTCTGCTGGATCCCCGCCGGGACCGCGCCGCCATCCACAGCACCCGGGCGGCGGCGGCCTGGGCGCGGCGCGGACCGGCCCGCGGAGGGCCGCGTTAGGCGGTCAGAGGCTGCAGTTGATCAGCAGCGGCTCGGGGTGCAGCCGGATGCCGAACGCGGCCTCCACGCCGTCGGCCACGGCCCGTGCCACGGCCAGCAGGTCTTCGGCGGTGGCGTTGCCGCGGTTCGTCACGGCCAGCGTGTGTTTGGTGGACAGCGAGGCGCGGCCGCCGGCCAGTTCAGTGCCCTGGCCGGTGGAGGGCAGGCCGAACCCCTTGGGAAAACCGGACCGGTCAATCAGCCAGGCGGCGCTGAGCTTGACCATGCCGGGCTGGGACACCGGATAGCGCGGCGCGTCCGGCGGCAAATGAGCGGCCGCTTCCTCGGACACCACCGGGTTCGTGAAGAACGATCCGGTGCTGTACGTGTCGGGATCCGACGCGTCGAGCACCATGCCCTTGCCGGCACGCAGGCGCAGGACCTCGCGGCGCACGTCGTCGGCGGGAGCACGCTCGCCCACCTGCACGTTCAGGGCGCGGGCCAGCTCGGCGTAGCGCACCGGGGCGCTCTCCATGCCGCGGGTCAGCCCGAAGTCGACGGTGAGGACCACATAGCGCGGCGAGCCGTTGACGGTGCTGCGCTTGAGCACCGAGTCGCGGTAGCCGAACTGCAGGTCCTCGTTGCCGAAGGAGACGATGGCGCGGTCCTGCCGGTCCCAGGCGCGGACTCCGGTGATGCTGTGCGAGACGTCGGCGCCGTAGGCGCCCACGTTCTGGACCGGCGTCGCGCCGGCCAGTCCCGGAATGCCGGAGAGTGCCTCCAGGCCGGAGCAGCCCTCGCGCAGCGTTTGCGCCACCACCTCATCCCAGGGGTGTCCGGCCTGGGCCCGGACCGTCACGGTTCCATCGGTGTTGGCGTTCAGGTCCAGGCCGAGGGTGGCGACGTGGACCACCGCACCATCAAAACCGGCGTCGGAAATCAGCAAATTGGAGCCGCCGCCCACGATCAGCAGCGGTTCCTTCGCTTCGTCGGCGGCGCGGACCGCGCCGATCAGCTCGTCTTCGGTTTCCGCGTTGATGTAGCGGCGCGCCGGGCCGCCTACGCGGGAGGTGGTCAGGGAGGCCAGGGGTACCGAGGTCAGTGCGCTCACCAGATCCGTACAACCGCCTGTGCCTTGACCAGGACCTTCTTGCCGTCGTAGGTGACGGTGAGGTCCACGCGTGCGGTGGAATTGTCGGCGTCGAGCGCGCCAATGACGCCGGTGACCTCGACGACGGCGCCGGGTTCCCCTTCAATGTCCTCGACGGGGACGGGGCGGGTGAAGCGGGTCTGGTAGTCGATGACGGCGCCGGGGTCGCCGATCCAGTCGGTCACCAGCTGCACTGCGGCGCCCATGGTGAACATGCCGTGGGCGATGACGCCGGGCAGGTCCACGCTGCGGGCGAAGCGCTCGTTCCAGTGGATGGGGTTGAAATCTCCGGACGCTCCCGCGTAGCGGACCAGGTCGGCGCGGGAA
This genomic interval from Arthrobacter sp. zg-Y820 contains the following:
- the mshD gene encoding mycothiol synthase, producing the protein MRDERVLPWTVTLTKGTPDPELLAQIRELASAANDADGNPPLSEQTLVDLRSAETDPGSLLVFATVAEDESPAASAAKALAGVAVLIRGRDGEPGVLELVVHPAYRSKGVGAALAAAVQEQVGEGSFPAPQAWSHGNHEAAVELAQRFGYRPVRELLRLRLTHGGEAAALPPADLPDGVSLRSFRPGTDEDAWLAANAAAFAHHPEQGGMTRADLQARMAEDWFDPEGFLLAVRDDDGAILGFHWTKVHPGAGGHPPIGEVYVVGVVPAAQGMGLGKTLTVAGIRHLQDAGLQAIMLYVDADNEAAMALYKRLGFVRWDTDVMYAAG
- a CDS encoding RNA degradosome polyphosphate kinase, translated to MGSDTAAEPHYTFGSAESMSAPRATEDRIDIPDFGPALVPEGDISPERFLDREISWLHFNARVLELAEDPDLYLLERVSFLSIFASNLDEFFMVRVAGLKRRIATGLAVPSAAGLSPIEQLEHIVEAGYRLQQRHAEVFSRQIRPALAEEQIFLVGWDELDDTSKAYLHRQFASKVFPILTPLAVDPAHPFPYISGLSLNLAVVVRNPVSGKEFFARVKVPDQLPRLISVDGPRAGNVAGRVARFIPLEDVIAEHLDQLFPGMDVMEHHAFRVTRNEDLEVEEDDAENLLQALEKELLRRRFGPPVRLEVTTDINPSIRELLVRELGVEEDEVYALPAPLDLRGLAGISRIDRADLHYPKQVPHTSLHLKESETSKPADVFAAMRRRDILLHHPYDSFSTSVQAFLEQAAADPRVQAIKQTLYRTSGDSPIVDALIDAAESGKQVLALVEIKARFDEQANISWARKLEQAGVHVVYGIVGLKTHCKLSLVVRQEVDGLRRYCHIGTGNYHPRTARYYEDLGLLTSNEQVGEDLTKLFNQLSGYAPKSTFKRLLVAPRSVRSGLIDRIEREIANKKAGLAARVIIKVNSMVDEAIIDSLYRASQAGVRVDVIVRGICSVRPGVPGLSENITVRSVLGRFLEHSRVFAFANAGDPVVFIGSADMMHRNLDRRVEALVQLASREDVADLISLMDRYMDPGTASWHLEKDGIWTRHHKNEEGEPLQDVQSWLLASRSRQRAAARR
- a CDS encoding NUDIX hydrolase, whose amino-acid sequence is MSTEPGTSADELIQPQGERTRPSGAGGWPDGEKTPGEGGTAAEAIRVVAAGALCWRTRDGRLEVLMIHRPRYKDWSWPKGKLDDGETTPECAVREVREEAGIRIRLGIPLPAPVYPVASGMKIVHYWAARIQDGKPVPDGKEVDGVRWCSPEEAHAELTNPSDRLPLHALEEAHAEGRLRTWPLIVVRHAKAKPRSSWTRAEGDRPLAATGLRQAQAVSRLLAAWLPDRVVSSPWVRCVQTVRPYVKARSVKFKTVDAITERSAKRKPGKARNAVEALFDKGKPVVLCTHRPVLPLTFEVLSRHMPTGLSIGLPSKDPFLAPGEAVICQVSATDEGRIVSLERFRAFDD
- a CDS encoding ferritin encodes the protein MSTFTELLEAQIGHEFNASQQYVAMAVFFDGEDLPQLARHFYAQSVEERNHAMMLVQYMVDRDLPVRIPGIAAVRNDFSTVVEPISLALEQEKQVTRQIEALFAAARAEGDALGEQFMLWFLKEQVEEVASMSTLLTVAKRAENLFDLENFMAREQIGDSGRHDAAAPAAAGGAL
- a CDS encoding thymidylate synthase gives rise to the protein MTIPTPYEDLLRDVMDHGTQKSDRTGTGTRSVFGRQMRFDLQDSFPLITTKRVHFKSVALELLWFLRGDSNVRWLQERGVKIWNEWADDDGELGPVYGVQWRSWPTPDGGSIDQIAKVVESIRTNPDSRRHIVTAWNPAEVDNMALPPCHALFQFYVADGKLSCQLYQRSADLFLGVPFNIASYALLTLMVAQQTGLEPGEFVWTGGDVHIYDNHVDQVREQLSREPFPYPQLRLARKPDSIFGYALEDFEVLDYRHHPGIKAPIAV
- a CDS encoding dihydrofolate reductase; this encodes MPADTRDPLIGLIWAQTIDGVIGRDGGMPWHLPEDLAHFKATTAGHPVIMGRRTWESFPPAFRPLPGRTNIVVSSSDTLAAEIAPSGAVVVPSLEQALDTARRSPGSGEIWIIGGARLWESAVPLADAAVVTVIDASIEGDTYAPGLGPDWTFTAVSPARGWFAAANGTAYRIALWVRARTSDTVTDQDGQAELP
- the asd gene encoding aspartate-semialdehyde dehydrogenase, with the protein product MTFAATSVPTAGFIGWRGMVGSVLMQRMQDEGDFDLINPVFFSTSNAGGAAPAFADGAGKLQDAYDVETLAKLPIIVTAQGGGYTSEVYPKLRDAGWDGLWIDAASTLRMEQDSIIVLDPVNRNVIDAGLARGVKNFVGGNCTVSCMLMGLGGLFRNGLVEWGTSMTYQAASGGGARHMRELLNQFGSLNSVVADNLADPGSAILDIDRAVLAQQRNPDLDASQFGVPLAGSVIPWIDADLGNGQSKEEWKAGAETNKILGRETDGRIPFDGLCVRIGAMRSHSQALTLKLTEDLSVAEIERIIDADNEWAKVVPNTKEASMAELTPVAVSGTLDIPVGRIRKLEMGPEYISAFTIGDQLLWGAAEPLRRMLKIATGNL
- a CDS encoding UDP-N-acetylmuramate dehydrogenase, whose product is MTSVPLASLTTSRVGGPARRYINAETEDELIGAVRAADEAKEPLLIVGGGSNLLISDAGFDGAVVHVATLGLDLNANTDGTVTVRAQAGHPWDEVVAQTLREGCSGLEALSGIPGLAGATPVQNVGAYGADVSHSITGVRAWDRQDRAIVSFGNEDLQFGYRDSVLKRSTVNGSPRYVVLTVDFGLTRGMESAPVRYAELARALNVQVGERAPADDVRREVLRLRAGKGMVLDASDPDTYSTGSFFTNPVVSEEAAAHLPPDAPRYPVSQPGMVKLSAAWLIDRSGFPKGFGLPSTGQGTELAGGRASLSTKHTLAVTNRGNATAEDLLAVARAVADGVEAAFGIRLHPEPLLINCSL
- a CDS encoding MaoC family dehydratase, coding for MSIALSELAPGQEIGSATLEISRADLVRYAGASGDFNPIHWNERFARSVDLPGVIAHGMFTMGAAVQLVTDWIGDPGAVIDYQTRFTRPVPVEDIEGEPGAVVEVTGVIGALDADNSTARVDLTVTYDGKKVLVKAQAVVRIW